A DNA window from Mastomys coucha isolate ucsf_1 unplaced genomic scaffold, UCSF_Mcou_1 pScaffold21, whole genome shotgun sequence contains the following coding sequences:
- the Ssc5d gene encoding soluble scavenger receptor cysteine-rich domain-containing protein SSC5D isoform X2: MRGLTCLLAMLVGIQAIERLRLADGPHGCAGRLEVWYSGRWGTVCDDGWDLRDAAVACRVLGCGGALAAPGGAFFGEGTGPVWLSELNCRGNEGQLGICPHRGWKAHICSHEEDAGIVCVGQRALNSREDSVSLLDGDPWLALSGELNPSSEEPPITHAPQPAASSQNGPRKKNPRPPKQTKSTRAPVLTNGAPRQERLRLVSGPHGCAGRLEVWHGGRWGTVCDDGWDLRDAAVACRELGCGGALAAPGGARFGPGEGPVWMDDVGCGGGEEALRDCPRSPWGRSNCDHTEDAGLVCTGPAPRLRLADGPHGCAGRLEVWHGGRWGSVCDDAWDLRDAAVACRELGCGGALAAPGGAFFGEGAGPIILDDLRCRGNETALRFCPSRPWGQHDCHHREDAGAVCDGMPLGDVQPTVPAADSNSTAPRLLSTSVGQMPGPVGTWPPPASPTAPPEPGPEAGSPQVRLVAGPSRCSGRLEVWHDGRWGTVCDDSWDMRDSAVVCRELGCGGPRQPDPAAGRFGWGAGPIWLDDVGCVGTEASLSECPAASWGKHNCAHNEDVGVTCTGTPGLDTISDPFSWSWLPGLGRDQGAWLPGELATKPASLTSSVLQKTTKAPGKAPKSTKKWVTKNAKRPTTQPPGMPTTRRSRVPGTPTSLNPTPRTSELPKRLTTEAPHRQASHTTVRLTPRVPWEWTSETVMSLSTQEVTSKATTTQAPQTSLEPSGETPEGSVESSQDPAATPTAEVPVPSGYTGDDDYPSWTWDPTSGEDLAKGTAVAAWPGHTLSWATTTDTEVLSPATQSPPDTDDQGRYEPSWTWDTPSRRGLSKETPTTTKPGSTVTTSTSESPGHPSPAPRARADTGSPRKPKPERRPLPTSAHTTSSPASSASPEPPGSQQTSGSRPQLIPDSSSKQEGTSSPPKTSPPTPGLPFPATSALSTPDASLLPTHTPEHSGHPTSTSSEGLTSDSSMLSEVSSLSPTSELTPGSDTTPGLGTAPEITPESSDSSDLLTSFRTPTQPFTASHPTSTPHPTTIPQLNTTTPYSTMTPHPTTNPQHPRSPHPTTSPQPPINTHPSPHQYSPTPATSTESLPYPLETELSSPTSQLRGKPSLQPELTLVEATPTDTSQMQNLELFLASESVPSRPSPAPSIDPLSTEVFKSPRSQTLHSAPDPMVTPDLPISSVAHPSDQPSPDHLTQGPTLNHNPGPFGPCVSPVPPVRVMACEPPALVELVAAVREVGDQLQKLTWALEQDRQERQVLGLGLVQLVEAAQGLGQMSETVKRLAEVAWPPSTPVPMTTTTEEEERPLRGDV, encoded by the exons ATGAGGGGCTTGACCTGCCTCCTTG CCATGCTGGTGGGGATCCAGGCTATAG AGCGACTCCGCCTGGCTGACGGCCCTCATGGCTGTGCAGGACGTCTGGAGGTCTGGTACAGCGGGCGCTGGGGCACCGTGTGTGATGACGGATGGGACCTTCGGGATGCTGCAGTTGCCTGCCGAGTGTTGGGCTGCGGAGGGGCGCTGGCCGCTCCTGGGGGTGCCTTCTTCGGGGAGGGCACTGGGCCTGTGTGGCTCAGTGAGCTGAACTGTCGGGGCAATGAGGGACAGCTGGGTATCTGTCCCCACCGAGGCTGGAAGGCCCATATCTGCTCTCACGAGGAGGATGCAGGCATCGTCTGTGTAG GTCAGCGTGCACTTAACTCTAGAGAAGATTCAGTGTCGCTGCTGGATGGGGATCCATGGCTGGCACTGTCTGGGGAGCTGAACCCCAGCTCAGAGGAGCCCCCTATAACTCATG CTCCTCAACCAGCAGCAAGCTCCCAGAATGGCCCCCGAAAGAAGAACCCCCGGCCACCCAAGCAGACCAAGTCCACCCGAGCCCCTGTACTGACAAATGGAGCTCCCCGCCAAG aGCGGCTGCGTCTGGTGTCAGGTCCCCATGGATGTGCTGGCCGCCTGGAAGTCTGGCACGGTGGACGTTGGGGCACTGTCTGCGATGATGGATGGGACCTCCGAGATGCAGCAGTGGCCTGCAGGGAGCTAGGATGTGGGGGAGCGCTGGCCGCCCCTGGGGGTGCCAGATTCGGACCTGGTGAGGGACCAGTGTGGATGGACGACGTGGggtgtggaggaggagaggaggcccTCCGGGACTGTCCCCGAAGCCCCTGGGGCCGGAGCAACTGTGACCACACTGAGGATGCAGGGCTGGTCTGCACTG GTCCTGCACCCAGGCTGCGCCTTGCTGATGGTCCCCATGGCTGTGCTGGCCGCCTGGAGGTTTGGCATGGTGGACGCTGGGGCTCGGTGTGTGACGATGCTTGGGATCTTCGAGATGCTGCTGTGGCCTGCAGGGAGCTGGGCTGTGGGGGTGCCCTGGCCGCCCCAGGGGGTGCCTTCTTTGGAGAGGGAGCTGGACCCATCATCCTGGATGATCTTAGATGTCGAGGAAATGAGACAGCCTTGCGATTCTGCCCTTCAAGGCCCTGGGGTCAGCATGACTGTCACCATCGGGAGGATGCTGGGGCCGTGTGTGATG GCATGCCTCTTGGTGATGTGCAGCCTACGGTTCCTGCGGCGGACAGCAACAGCACAGCACCCAGGCTTCTGTCTACCTCAGTGGGTCAGATGCCAGGCCCAGTGGGCACTTggccccctcctgcttctcctactGCCCCTCCAGAGCCTGGGCCCGAAGCTG GGTCCCCCCAGGTGCGCCTGGTGGCTGGACCCAGCAGGTGCTCTGGCCGGCTGGAGGTGTGGCATGATGGACGCTGGGGAACAGTATGTGACGACAGCTGGGACATGAGAGACTCAGCTGTGGTCTGCCGGGAGCTGGGCTGTGGGGGACCTCGGCAACCAGACCCAGCAGCAGGCCGCTTTGGCTGGGGTGCAGGCCCCATCTGGCTGGATGATGTAGGTTGTGTGGGGACGGAGGCTTCACTGTCAGAATGCCCTGCTGCTTCCTGGGGGAAACACAATTGCGCCCACAATGAGGATGTCGGGGTTACCTGCACTG GGACCCCCGGCCTGGACACCATCTCAGACCCTTTCAGCTGGAGCTGGCTCCCTGGGTTGGGTAGAGATCAGGGTGCCTGGCTCCCAGGAGAGCTAGCCACCAAGCCTGCCAGTCTCACCTCCAGTGTGCTACAGAAAACCACGAAGGCTCCAGGGAAAGCGCCCAAGAGTACCAAGAAGTGGGTGACTAAAAATGCAAAGAGACCAACCACTCAGCCCCCAGGGATGCCAACCACCAGACGCTCCAGAGTCCCAGGCACCCCAACTTCCCTAAATCCAACCCCACGTACCTCTGAGTTACCAAAGAGACTGACCACGGAGGCTCCCCACAGGCAGGCCTCACACACCACTGTAAGGCTGACCCCTAGGGTCCCCTGGGAGTGGACTTCAGAGACTGTGATGTCACTGTCCACTCAAGAAGTGACCTCTaaggccaccaccacccaagCCCCTCAGACCTCCTTGGAGCCATCTGGTGAGACCCCAGAAGGCTCTGTGGAATCATCCCAAGATCCAGCTGCCACCCCAACTGCTGAAGTCCCCGTGCCATCGG GGTACACAGGTGACGACGATTATCCTTCCTGGACCTGGGACCCCACTTCTGGAGAAGACCTGGCCAAAGGGACTGCAGTGGCTGCGTGGCCTGGACATACACTTTCCTGGGCTACAACTACAGACACTGAAGTTCTCTCTCCAGCAACACAGAGCCCTCCGGACACAG ATGACCAGGGTCGTTATGAGCCCTCCTGGACTTGGGATACGCCTTCAAGAAGAGGTCTGTCCAAAGAGACCCCTACTACAACCAAACCTGGATCCACAGTTACCACTAGCACCAGCGAGAGTCCAGGCCAcccctctccagctccaagggccCGTGCAGACACAG GTTCACCAAGGAAGCCAAAACCTGAGCGCCGGCCGCTGCCCACCTCAGCACACACCACCTCATCCCCTGCTTCTTCCGCTTCACCAGAGCCTCCTGGCTCACAGCAGACCTCTGGCTCCCGGCCACAACTCATCCCAGACTCATCTTCAAAGCAGGAGGGGACCTCTAGCCCTCCCAAAACATCTCCACCCACCCCAGGGCTTCCCTTCCCAGCAACCTCTGCCTTGTCCACTCCTGATGCCAGTTTGCTTCCAACTCATACCCCAGAGCATTCAGGCCACCCAACGTCCACCTCCTCTGAAGGGCTAACCTCTGACTCTTCCATGCTATCAGAAGTGAGCAGCCTTTCCCCTACCTCAGAGCTGACCCCAGGATCTGACACAACACCAGGCCTTGGCACAGCACCTGAAATAACCCCAGAAAGTTCTGACTCTTCAGACCTCCTCACAAGCTTCAGGACCCCCACACAGCCATTCACAGCCTCTCACCCCACCagcacccctcaccccaccaccATCCCTCAACTCAACACCACAACTCCCTACTCTACCATGACCCCTCACCCTACCACAAACCCTCAGCATCCCAGGAGCCCTCACCCTACCACAAGTCCTCAACCTCCCATCAACACTCACCCTTCCCCTCACCAATACTCACCAACCCCTGCCACCTCTACAGAGTCCCTTCCATACCCTCTAGAAACAGAGTTATCCTCTCCCACTTCACAACTGAGGGGCAAGCCTAGCCTACAGCCAGAGCTGACCTTGGTGGAAGCTACGCCCACAGACACATCCCAGATGCAGAACCTAGAGCTCTTTCTAGCGTCAGAGTCTGTCCCCTCCAggccctctccagccccaagcataGACCCACTATCTACAGAAGTCTTCAAATCACCCAGAAGCCAGACCTTACACTCAGCTCCAGACCCCATGGTGACTCCTgaccttcccatctcctctgtgGCACACCCATCAGACCAACCTTCTCCAGACCACCTCACTCAAGGGCCAACCCTTAATCATAACCCAGGTCCATTTGGGCCATGTGTGTCCCCAGTGCCACCTGTAAGGGTCATGGCTTGTGAGCCACCTGCCTTGGTAGAGCTGGTGGCTGCTGTGAGGGAGGTGGGTGACCAGCTGCAGAAGCTGACCTGGGCCCTGGAGCAGGACCGGCAGGAGCGCCAGGTCCTGGGGCTGGGCCTAGTCCAGTTGGTAGAGGCAGCCCAGGGGTTGGGGCAGATGAGTGAGACTGTAAAGAGGCTAGCAGAGGTGGCCTGGCCCCCCAGCACACCTGTGCCCATGACCACCaccacagaggaggaggagaggcctcTGAGGGGAGATGTGTGA
- the Ssc5d gene encoding soluble scavenger receptor cysteine-rich domain-containing protein SSC5D isoform X1: protein MRGLTCLLAMLVGIQAIERLRLADGPHGCAGRLEVWYSGRWGTVCDDGWDLRDAAVACRVLGCGGALAAPGGAFFGEGTGPVWLSELNCRGNEGQLGICPHRGWKAHICSHEEDAGIVCVGQRALNSREDSVSLLDGDPWLALSGELNPSSEEPPITHAPQPAASSQNGPRKKNPRPPKQTKSTRAPVLTNGAPRQERLRLVSGPHGCAGRLEVWHGGRWGTVCDDGWDLRDAAVACRELGCGGALAAPGGARFGPGEGPVWMDDVGCGGGEEALRDCPRSPWGRSNCDHTEDAGLVCTGPAPRLRLADGPHGCAGRLEVWHGGRWGSVCDDAWDLRDAAVACRELGCGGALAAPGGAFFGEGAGPIILDDLRCRGNETALRFCPSRPWGQHDCHHREDAGAVCDGMPLGDVQPTVPAADSNSTAPRLLSTSVGQMPGPVGTWPPPASPTAPPEPGPEAGSPQVRLVAGPSRCSGRLEVWHDGRWGTVCDDSWDMRDSAVVCRELGCGGPRQPDPAAGRFGWGAGPIWLDDVGCVGTEASLSECPAASWGKHNCAHNEDVGVTCTGTPGLDTISDPFSWSWLPGLGRDQGAWLPGELATKPASLTSSVLQKTTKAPGKAPKSTKKWVTKNAKRPTTQPPGMPTTRRSRVPGTPTSLNPTPRTSELPKRLTTEAPHRQASHTTVRLTPRVPWEWTSETVMSLSTQEVTSKATTTQAPQTSLEPSGETPEGSVESSQDPAATPTAEVPVPSGPFRVRLADGPNRCAGRLEVWHAGLWGTVCDDSWDLRDATVACWELGCGKVQPRVGKTHYGPGTGPIWLDDMGCKGSETSLSDCPSGTWGKHNCDHEEDVVLTCTGYTGDDDYPSWTWDPTSGEDLAKGTAVAAWPGHTLSWATTTDTEVLSPATQSPPDTDDQGRYEPSWTWDTPSRRGLSKETPTTTKPGSTVTTSTSESPGHPSPAPRARADTGSPRKPKPERRPLPTSAHTTSSPASSASPEPPGSQQTSGSRPQLIPDSSSKQEGTSSPPKTSPPTPGLPFPATSALSTPDASLLPTHTPEHSGHPTSTSSEGLTSDSSMLSEVSSLSPTSELTPGSDTTPGLGTAPEITPESSDSSDLLTSFRTPTQPFTASHPTSTPHPTTIPQLNTTTPYSTMTPHPTTNPQHPRSPHPTTSPQPPINTHPSPHQYSPTPATSTESLPYPLETELSSPTSQLRGKPSLQPELTLVEATPTDTSQMQNLELFLASESVPSRPSPAPSIDPLSTEVFKSPRSQTLHSAPDPMVTPDLPISSVAHPSDQPSPDHLTQGPTLNHNPGPFGPCVSPVPPVRVMACEPPALVELVAAVREVGDQLQKLTWALEQDRQERQVLGLGLVQLVEAAQGLGQMSETVKRLAEVAWPPSTPVPMTTTTEEEERPLRGDV, encoded by the exons ATGAGGGGCTTGACCTGCCTCCTTG CCATGCTGGTGGGGATCCAGGCTATAG AGCGACTCCGCCTGGCTGACGGCCCTCATGGCTGTGCAGGACGTCTGGAGGTCTGGTACAGCGGGCGCTGGGGCACCGTGTGTGATGACGGATGGGACCTTCGGGATGCTGCAGTTGCCTGCCGAGTGTTGGGCTGCGGAGGGGCGCTGGCCGCTCCTGGGGGTGCCTTCTTCGGGGAGGGCACTGGGCCTGTGTGGCTCAGTGAGCTGAACTGTCGGGGCAATGAGGGACAGCTGGGTATCTGTCCCCACCGAGGCTGGAAGGCCCATATCTGCTCTCACGAGGAGGATGCAGGCATCGTCTGTGTAG GTCAGCGTGCACTTAACTCTAGAGAAGATTCAGTGTCGCTGCTGGATGGGGATCCATGGCTGGCACTGTCTGGGGAGCTGAACCCCAGCTCAGAGGAGCCCCCTATAACTCATG CTCCTCAACCAGCAGCAAGCTCCCAGAATGGCCCCCGAAAGAAGAACCCCCGGCCACCCAAGCAGACCAAGTCCACCCGAGCCCCTGTACTGACAAATGGAGCTCCCCGCCAAG aGCGGCTGCGTCTGGTGTCAGGTCCCCATGGATGTGCTGGCCGCCTGGAAGTCTGGCACGGTGGACGTTGGGGCACTGTCTGCGATGATGGATGGGACCTCCGAGATGCAGCAGTGGCCTGCAGGGAGCTAGGATGTGGGGGAGCGCTGGCCGCCCCTGGGGGTGCCAGATTCGGACCTGGTGAGGGACCAGTGTGGATGGACGACGTGGggtgtggaggaggagaggaggcccTCCGGGACTGTCCCCGAAGCCCCTGGGGCCGGAGCAACTGTGACCACACTGAGGATGCAGGGCTGGTCTGCACTG GTCCTGCACCCAGGCTGCGCCTTGCTGATGGTCCCCATGGCTGTGCTGGCCGCCTGGAGGTTTGGCATGGTGGACGCTGGGGCTCGGTGTGTGACGATGCTTGGGATCTTCGAGATGCTGCTGTGGCCTGCAGGGAGCTGGGCTGTGGGGGTGCCCTGGCCGCCCCAGGGGGTGCCTTCTTTGGAGAGGGAGCTGGACCCATCATCCTGGATGATCTTAGATGTCGAGGAAATGAGACAGCCTTGCGATTCTGCCCTTCAAGGCCCTGGGGTCAGCATGACTGTCACCATCGGGAGGATGCTGGGGCCGTGTGTGATG GCATGCCTCTTGGTGATGTGCAGCCTACGGTTCCTGCGGCGGACAGCAACAGCACAGCACCCAGGCTTCTGTCTACCTCAGTGGGTCAGATGCCAGGCCCAGTGGGCACTTggccccctcctgcttctcctactGCCCCTCCAGAGCCTGGGCCCGAAGCTG GGTCCCCCCAGGTGCGCCTGGTGGCTGGACCCAGCAGGTGCTCTGGCCGGCTGGAGGTGTGGCATGATGGACGCTGGGGAACAGTATGTGACGACAGCTGGGACATGAGAGACTCAGCTGTGGTCTGCCGGGAGCTGGGCTGTGGGGGACCTCGGCAACCAGACCCAGCAGCAGGCCGCTTTGGCTGGGGTGCAGGCCCCATCTGGCTGGATGATGTAGGTTGTGTGGGGACGGAGGCTTCACTGTCAGAATGCCCTGCTGCTTCCTGGGGGAAACACAATTGCGCCCACAATGAGGATGTCGGGGTTACCTGCACTG GGACCCCCGGCCTGGACACCATCTCAGACCCTTTCAGCTGGAGCTGGCTCCCTGGGTTGGGTAGAGATCAGGGTGCCTGGCTCCCAGGAGAGCTAGCCACCAAGCCTGCCAGTCTCACCTCCAGTGTGCTACAGAAAACCACGAAGGCTCCAGGGAAAGCGCCCAAGAGTACCAAGAAGTGGGTGACTAAAAATGCAAAGAGACCAACCACTCAGCCCCCAGGGATGCCAACCACCAGACGCTCCAGAGTCCCAGGCACCCCAACTTCCCTAAATCCAACCCCACGTACCTCTGAGTTACCAAAGAGACTGACCACGGAGGCTCCCCACAGGCAGGCCTCACACACCACTGTAAGGCTGACCCCTAGGGTCCCCTGGGAGTGGACTTCAGAGACTGTGATGTCACTGTCCACTCAAGAAGTGACCTCTaaggccaccaccacccaagCCCCTCAGACCTCCTTGGAGCCATCTGGTGAGACCCCAGAAGGCTCTGTGGAATCATCCCAAGATCCAGCTGCCACCCCAACTGCTGAAGTCCCCGTGCCATCGG GTCCCTTCCGGGTTCGTCTGGCTGATGGGCCCAACAGGTGTGCTGGCCGGCTAGAGGTGTGGCATGCCGGACTCTGGGGAACAGTCTGTGATGACAGCTGGGACCTCCGGGATGCCACAGTGGCCTGCTGGGAACTGGGTTGCGGAAAGGTCCAGCCCCGAGTAGGCAAAACTCACTATGGCCCTGGCACTGGGCCCATCTGGTTGGATGACATGGGCTGTAAGGGAAGTGAGACGTCATTGAGTGACTGCCCCTCAGGGACATGGGGGAAGCACAACTGTGACCACGAAGAAGACGTGGTGCTCACCTGCACTG GGTACACAGGTGACGACGATTATCCTTCCTGGACCTGGGACCCCACTTCTGGAGAAGACCTGGCCAAAGGGACTGCAGTGGCTGCGTGGCCTGGACATACACTTTCCTGGGCTACAACTACAGACACTGAAGTTCTCTCTCCAGCAACACAGAGCCCTCCGGACACAG ATGACCAGGGTCGTTATGAGCCCTCCTGGACTTGGGATACGCCTTCAAGAAGAGGTCTGTCCAAAGAGACCCCTACTACAACCAAACCTGGATCCACAGTTACCACTAGCACCAGCGAGAGTCCAGGCCAcccctctccagctccaagggccCGTGCAGACACAG GTTCACCAAGGAAGCCAAAACCTGAGCGCCGGCCGCTGCCCACCTCAGCACACACCACCTCATCCCCTGCTTCTTCCGCTTCACCAGAGCCTCCTGGCTCACAGCAGACCTCTGGCTCCCGGCCACAACTCATCCCAGACTCATCTTCAAAGCAGGAGGGGACCTCTAGCCCTCCCAAAACATCTCCACCCACCCCAGGGCTTCCCTTCCCAGCAACCTCTGCCTTGTCCACTCCTGATGCCAGTTTGCTTCCAACTCATACCCCAGAGCATTCAGGCCACCCAACGTCCACCTCCTCTGAAGGGCTAACCTCTGACTCTTCCATGCTATCAGAAGTGAGCAGCCTTTCCCCTACCTCAGAGCTGACCCCAGGATCTGACACAACACCAGGCCTTGGCACAGCACCTGAAATAACCCCAGAAAGTTCTGACTCTTCAGACCTCCTCACAAGCTTCAGGACCCCCACACAGCCATTCACAGCCTCTCACCCCACCagcacccctcaccccaccaccATCCCTCAACTCAACACCACAACTCCCTACTCTACCATGACCCCTCACCCTACCACAAACCCTCAGCATCCCAGGAGCCCTCACCCTACCACAAGTCCTCAACCTCCCATCAACACTCACCCTTCCCCTCACCAATACTCACCAACCCCTGCCACCTCTACAGAGTCCCTTCCATACCCTCTAGAAACAGAGTTATCCTCTCCCACTTCACAACTGAGGGGCAAGCCTAGCCTACAGCCAGAGCTGACCTTGGTGGAAGCTACGCCCACAGACACATCCCAGATGCAGAACCTAGAGCTCTTTCTAGCGTCAGAGTCTGTCCCCTCCAggccctctccagccccaagcataGACCCACTATCTACAGAAGTCTTCAAATCACCCAGAAGCCAGACCTTACACTCAGCTCCAGACCCCATGGTGACTCCTgaccttcccatctcctctgtgGCACACCCATCAGACCAACCTTCTCCAGACCACCTCACTCAAGGGCCAACCCTTAATCATAACCCAGGTCCATTTGGGCCATGTGTGTCCCCAGTGCCACCTGTAAGGGTCATGGCTTGTGAGCCACCTGCCTTGGTAGAGCTGGTGGCTGCTGTGAGGGAGGTGGGTGACCAGCTGCAGAAGCTGACCTGGGCCCTGGAGCAGGACCGGCAGGAGCGCCAGGTCCTGGGGCTGGGCCTAGTCCAGTTGGTAGAGGCAGCCCAGGGGTTGGGGCAGATGAGTGAGACTGTAAAGAGGCTAGCAGAGGTGGCCTGGCCCCCCAGCACACCTGTGCCCATGACCACCaccacagaggaggaggagaggcctcTGAGGGGAGATGTGTGA